The window ATTGTCCGCGGCTCGTTGGCAAGCCTTGATCTGGCGTCGGCTTTTTCGACGTACCCCAATCCGGCCATCTCGGTCGGCCAGGCTGCACTGGTCGAATGCGTCATCACCGCCATCCTGATGTGCGTGATCATGTCTCTGACCGATGACAACAACGGCCTGCCTCGTGGCGCGCTTGCGCCCTTGTTGATCGGCCTGCTGGTAGCGCTCATTGGTGCGTCAACGGCTCCGCTGACCGGCTTTGCGATGAACCCCGCCCGTGACTTCGGCCCCAAGCTCATGACATTCCTGGCAGGTTGGGATGAGTTGGCGTTCACCGGCGGTCGTGATATCCCTTACTTCCTGATTCCGATTTTCGCGCCGATTCTCGGTGCCTGTATCGGCGCAGCCGGTTATCGTGCGTTGATTGCGCGCCACCTGCCGAGCGCCGAAACCGATGCCGCTACTGCCGTAGAAAAGAGCTCTGAGGCTGCGCCCCGCAAAGCTCAGGTTTCGTCCTGAGTCGTGCGCCGGTCTTCAATCAAAATGCGTACATCTGAAACAGTTAACTACACCCCATGCACAAGGCAATCGACATGACTGACGCTCAAAACAAGAA of the Paucimonas lemoignei genome contains:
- the glpF gene encoding glycerol uptake facilitator protein, producing MTIELQQPTLKGQCVAEFLGTALMIFFGTGCVAALKVAGATFGLWEISIIWGLAVAMAIYLSAGVSGAHLNPAVSIALSLFAGFEKRKLPFYIAAQVAGAFCGAGLVYLLYISLFFEFEQTHHIVRGSLASLDLASAFSTYPNPAISVGQAALVECVITAILMCVIMSLTDDNNGLPRGALAPLLIGLLVALIGASTAPLTGFAMNPARDFGPKLMTFLAGWDELAFTGGRDIPYFLIPIFAPILGACIGAAGYRALIARHLPSAETDAATAVEKSSEAAPRKAQVSS